The DNA segment GCATCCTGGGCTTCGACGAAAAGGCATTCGGCCACATCTCGACCGGCGGCGGCGCCTCCCTCGAATACCTCGAGGGCAAGACGCTCCCCGGCCTCGCCGCACTGGAGGACTGACCCTCAATGACCGCTGCTGAAAAAGGCCGCACCCCGCTGATGGCGGGCAACTGGAAGATGAACCTCAACCACCTCGAGGCCATCGCCCACGTCCAGAAGCTCGCCTTCGCACTCGCCGACAAGGACTACGAGGACGTCGAGGCCGCCGTCCTGCCGCCCTTCACCGACCTGCGCTCCGTGCAGACCCTGGTCGACGGCGACAAGCTGAAGATCAGGTACGGCGCCCAGGACATCTCGGCGCATGACGGCGGGGCCTACACCGGCGAGATCTCCGGCCCGATGCTGGCCAAGTTGAAGTGCACGTACGTGACGGTCGGGCACTCCGAGCGCCGGCAGTACCACGGCGAGACCGACGAACTCGTGAACGCCAAGGTGAAGGCCGCGTACAAGCACGGCATCACGCCGATCCTGTGCGTCGGCGAGGAACTGTCCGTCCGCGAGGCCGGCAG comes from the Streptomyces sp. KMM 9044 genome and includes:
- the tpiA gene encoding triose-phosphate isomerase; translation: MTAAEKGRTPLMAGNWKMNLNHLEAIAHVQKLAFALADKDYEDVEAAVLPPFTDLRSVQTLVDGDKLKIRYGAQDISAHDGGAYTGEISGPMLAKLKCTYVTVGHSERRQYHGETDELVNAKVKAAYKHGITPILCVGEELSVREAGSHVAHTLAQVEGGLKDLTAEQAESVVIAYEPVWAIGTGKVCGAGDAQEVCGAIRGKLAELYAQDVADRVRIQYGGSVKSGNVAEIMAQTDIDGALVGGASLDADEFVKIIRFRDR